The proteins below come from a single Lasioglossum baleicum chromosome 20, iyLasBale1, whole genome shotgun sequence genomic window:
- the Upset gene encoding SET domain-containing protein upSET isoform X3: protein MSFVLQLGTVETPVEKKNGSSHQSSSSSSTLLSQDGSSVVVEDAGKSQILQCLEAAAPEIPSGHVISFATMKSVNLTYPVAKSAREMQRIGGSQTNTTQVLTTRVISQKLPSTGHPTLNAGPHVTHVPVNSQTLSSAGNGVAHVYPLQYAASVQSKQLHNRGQVIEGSKQQSQQQQQTVVAGLQGNVHQKTTQQQVTSQQLVTGNAVKTISTSVPNIQRIHVKTQNLVGQAQTVNLQKVKTVNANQAVAVQRNSLPRIQTVQKGQTVPTPASTNQFTVNTVNNTTAVQRGQQQAGNTNLQKAQGTQKMAQQVYNNQKVSGQVLTGHPNHKTQHQQIGNQQAGLQKLQGQQQKNLAVTRQQQTSTMNNVQKSSNSVAGIQKAQALGQVQGQQLPPVQVPKHVQQVQQVQSSSQRIPQQSTGQQKSQTLATANSNRVQGLANVGKSNSVSNIAKMQQNSNLLTGTCKQPQVISQPQQQIHVQATSSPQLQQQLLQQTPQPQQQVTGKQQGNAGQPVQRSQSMANVHQKVTAIATMPNNQRTQVANSKAQQQQQMVMRVGVQKTQGQALQQGNLKSIPQKVANTVKTSNASQNAVQQPLHRNTTSQPVKIIQQQQNVIGPQNTQKQPGCIKTIPPQKSAQRNHQQKVTGIKTSLNTNVTAVKGQGPSTAVPQKSSIKTLLPQQPVTQNMLVHKSQPIKIQQQAIQQKQQLIMTSQFPQQVRQQSGQIKTLLPVTSTEPRKEVENKIESEPRVPEEDDHQEPAPKSPVRRMPHPYECLQFVLQDHNYVAPPPRSPSPPTPPPHPKQQAINGAGSSAATSQHTYMFGQVVSGSNVEDDAASAISSEAGREVEPEGEETETAPEGEGDDEDSVTRCICDFEHDDGYMICCDRCLVWQHVDCMGIDRSNIPDEYLCEICRPRRVDRQRARALQMRKREELLNSDTSSDTSSTSSADTDVGVNAIPKKRTLPQQQQQPQQVPRRKSDPPPQVRRLNNNNNNNNNVAKRQRRDSHPRQSSAVRKKEATKRGPGKRKPKRRMSVEDKEEETQDSWSSNVAPLRQWIERYEEAVTNHYSPELRARISSIKVNGTHSDLRQSNMNVIASGKCRLNVHSNNVRFLVATMYLPPNTPVVELRGKYMLSTQHRPSHPQGRQHTQRPGPFVFFYRLPRDGTEVCVDTRTYGNDARFVRRSCKPNAEVKHCIEKGTLHLYIVTTTAIEKNAEITIRHEQHDLLLSPNPNGPMVPIVCACNNPRECQITSVNQLTRRGSNGALVENADGRERRRRGRRNTVCEDSDSSTAAPSTSVAQPTPPPVTPAPSVSPAPARRTITTTVATVTRQQTPKEEPPAPPVPQPQTSPNSTPVTVSETKKDKKKMTREERKMEAIMKAFERLEKAEQRKQEVQARNAQRKESGSTHSDNEDVAPMTLAPKQKQQGSDRPLRRKKRKGRTRTTSQSQSGSRRSRLNSADSDLSSGEESTSMQSPPLSSQNHSQTRDAPYSAHLHTPAKNTNDNATTVSAHQGIPTAAGLLLALANSNAPGPSSPPLQQPTPVKSPTCDSGASSSSQSSTPPTPLSSACLLVAAAVGPLAPGFKFPKTKKVLMNEWLKESPDPPQTNVPQISPLPALPSTPLSNSINPLCRSSDFSLPADSSAEFLSQSYAAKSLATLVQAANSVSGICDSPPQRKQTAAGNTGCPVSSGSAKKRWLRQAISEECDSPNSRPESPPASELVAPPKKRRIARESLSSDNYTPPTTPTMLHPEAVPHVRSLCPTEDDYIEHPQSPLTEPTDDRQPEPTESVKQEEPSEDKLRQKLCIEIPGQNFHAKSIKDEESLEIVPMDVLVKENSIELKVEPKEENMDCESTEHFDSKPVKDEFRLIKSEIDYQRDRVKKEHVIKEEIVQIEKGTVEIVDRNEEGDTEMEDLSSPIDAIESDAILKQRVDEMRLEFGGAITEMENDKSEDDDRKQDSVKSDDNMSIDEFDVEAQMKKITGDDGDDYKEKVDTSSEKDKSMDGIEGLMESSKEDSESEDKDLDDIKYETSFKSFSIDHEERMFKEFESKPGQEDVVDHDTKELEQTEESQKADQSSVFVASSEESIFESTSSNMDTESIAEPPKIFHSIPPLSERIRKKTEASTSKSQLNFEAAIIESTIDIISSDESKNGEQKSMLSTALRELLEAKLDDLAPEEAKEETVDENSTTFTEPKSETSEQSSVDVPDASKAAPQEAPVEEPPAKEEEVSPVKEVKRLKDPRTVVPNSMPAPAFKPDGNPPVKRKLSISEYRKRKQQSSGTPPDPEPSSNDATFTDKGSARGRSDSASSGTSSLSSDEEASKIPSLSLDLPGLTALPLFNNAETEEKKGNGGEEGTMGWSAAPTLVERQRENLTERLKREFGLFLSDDEEERARKQGLTAEAILKARKSSPPHPTVTSTPPGYPVPQLPPQPYIPPPGSASIHYAQFQAKPCPVQYPNFTVPQTAPQPVYANAQTSSNKQQPQQQFLVPQASQAPPGSNPYPPQFIPPTTTAVSIAKFSSGTPPSGTQMYPVAGQSQKPFYNHPAPRS, encoded by the exons ATGAGCTTCGTTTTGCAGTTGGGAACGGTCGAGACACCTGTGGAGAAGAAGAACGGTAGCAGCCACCAGTCATCATCGTCATCCTCTACATTACTGAGCCAGGATGGGTCGAGCGTGGTGGTTGAGGATGCCGGCAAGTCTCAGATCCTTCAATGTTTGGAGGCGGCGGCGCCGGAGATCCCATCTGGCCACGTGATATCCTTCGCCACGATGAAATCGGTGAATCTCACTTACCCGGTCGCTAAATCAGCTAGAGAAATGCAGAGGATCGGTGGGTCTCAGACGAACACCACTCAGGTGCTGACGACTCGTGTGATCTCGCAGAAGCTACCATCTACCGGTCATCCGACACTGAACGCCGGGCCCCACGTGACCCACGTGCCGGTGAACTCGCAGACGTTATCATCAGCGGGGAACGGAGTGGCGCACGTGTATCCGTTGCAGTATGCAGCGTCGGTGCAGAGCAAACAGCTTCACAATAGGGGCCAGGTGATAGAGGGTAGTAAACAGCAGtcgcaacaacaacagcagactGTTGTGGCAGGTCTGCAGGGTAACGTGCACCAGAAGACGACGCAGCAACAGGTCACTTCGCAGCAGTTGGTCACCGGGAACGCGGTGAAAACGATCAGCACGTCGGTGCCGAACATTCAGAGGATACACGTAAAGACGCAGAATCTCGTTGGCCAGGCGCAGACCGTGAATCTACAGAAGGTGAAGACCGTGAACGCTAACCAGGCGGTCGCCGTTCAGAGGAATTCGTTGCCGAGGATTCAGACGGTGCAGAAGGGTCAGACCGTGCCGACGCCAGCCTCGACGAACCAGTTCACGGTGAACACGGTGAACAACACGACGGCGGTGCAGAGAGGCCAGCAGCAGGCTGGGAATACGAATCTCCAGAAGGCGCAGGGGACGCAAAAGATGGCGCAGCAGGTGTACAACAATCAGAAGGTGTCCGGTCAGGTACTGACCGGTCATCCGAATCATAAAACGCAGCATCAACAGATAGGAAATCAGCAAGCGGGTTTGCAGAAGCTGCAGGGCCAACAGCAGAAGAACCTGGCTGTCACCAGGCAGCAACAGACAAGCACAATGAACAATGTACAGAAATCTAGCAATTCTGTAGCTGGTATACAGAAGGCGCAAGCGCTAGGACAAGTGCAGGGTCAGCAGCTGCCGCCGGTACAGGTTCCGAAGCACGTGCAGCAGGTCCAACAAGTACAGTCATCCTCGCAGAGGATCCCGCAACAGTCCACCGGACAGCAAAAGTCCCAGACACTCGCGACGGCGAATTCTAATAGAGTGCAGGGGCTGGCGAACGTCGGCAAAAGCAACAGCGTATCGAACATCGCTAAGATGCAGCAGAATTCGAACCTGCTGACAGGTACCTGCAAACAGCCGCAAGTAATCTCACAACCGCAACAGCAGATCCACGTGCAGGCGACGTCCTCGCCTCAGCTGCAGCAGCAACTGTTGCAGCAGACCCCGCAGCCTCAACAGCAAGTTACTGGTAAACAACAGGGGAACGCGGGTCAGCCGGTGCAGAGAAGCCAGAGCATGGCGAACGTGCACCAAAAGGTAACCGCTATTGCAACTATGCCAAACAATCAACGTACCCAGGTGGCGAACTCGAAGgcacagcagcaacagcagatGGTGATGAGAGTGGGCGTACAGAAGACTCAGGGCCAGGCACTGCAGCAAGGGAACTTGAAAAGCATCCCTCAGAAGGTCGCGAACACCGTGAAGACGTCCAACGCCTCGCAGAACGCTGTCCAACAGCCTCTGCACAGGAACACGACCTCGCAGCCTGTGAAAATCATTCAGCAACAGCAGAACGTTATAGGCCCGCAGAACACCCAGAAACAACCAGGCTGTATCAAGACCATACCCCCGCAGAAATCCGCGCAGAGGAATCATCAGCAGAAAGTGACCGGTATCAAGACCTCGTTGAACACCAACGTGACCGCAGTGAAGGGCCAAGGACCTAGCACCGCGGTCCCGCAAAAGTCCAGCATCAAGACTCTGTTACCCCAACAACCCGTCACGCAAAACATGCTCGTGCACAAAAGCCAACCGATCAAAATACAACAGCAAGCCATCCAGCAGAAACAACAGCTCATCATGACCTCACAGTTTCCTCAGCAGGTCCGACAGCAGTCTGGACAGATTAAGACCCTGCTGCCGGTTACCAGCACGGAACCTCGCAAGGAAGTCGAGAACAA AATCGAGTCGGAGCCCCGAGTACCTGAAGAAGATGACCATCAAGAGCCAGCGCCGAAGTCTCCAGTGAGAAGAATGCCCCACCCCTACGAG TGTCTCCAGTTTGTATTGCAAGATCACAACTATGTGGCTCCACCGCCGAGGTCACCATCGCCTCCGACACCACCACCCCATCCGAAGCAACAGGCCATCAACGGTGCTGGAAGTTCTGCAGCAACTTCTCAGCACACTTACATGTTTGGCCAAG TTGTGAGCGGTAGCAACGTGGAGGATGATGCAGCCAGCGCTATCAGCAGTGAAGCTGGCAGAGAGGTAGAGCCTGAAGGCGAAGAGACAGAGACTGCTCCTGAGGGTGAAGGGGACGACGAAGACAGTGTCACTAGGTGCATATG TGACTTCGAACACGACGATGGATACATGATCTGTTGTGACCGCTGTCT GGTGTGGCAACACGTGGATTGCATGGGGATAGATCGCTCGAACATTCCCGACGAGTATCTTTGCGAGATCTGTCGTCCGCGGCGCGTAGATAGGCAAAGGGCCCGCGCCCTTCAGATGCGAAAGCGCGAGGAGTTGTTGAACTCGGACACGTCTTCGGACACGTCGTCGACGAGCTCGGCGGACACCGACGTCGGTGTGAACGCGATCCCGAAGAAACGTACGTTGCcacaacagcaacagcagccgCAGCAGGTACCCAGGCGGAAGTCCGATCCGCCGCCGCAAGTAAGACGTCtgaacaataataacaataacaataataacgtGGCGAAAAGACAGAGGAGGGATTCGCATCCGAGACAGTCGAGCGCCGTGCGTAAGAAAGAGGCAACGAAACGAGGACCGGGTAAACGTAAACCGAAACGTCGGATGAGCGTCGAAGACAAGGAAGAGGAAACTCAGGACTCGTGGAGCTCGAACGTGGCGCCGTTAAGGCAATGGATCGAGCGATACGAGGAGGCCGTCACGAATCATTATAGCCCCGAGCTTAGGGCTCGGATATCCTCCATCAAAGTAAACGGCACGCACAGCGACCTCAGGCAGAGCAACATGAACGTCATCGCGTCCGGGAAGTGTCGACTGAACGTCCACAGTAATAACGTTAGG TTTTTGGTAGCAACGATGTACCTGCCGCCTAACACACCGGTGGTGGAGCTAAGGGGCAAGTACATGTTGAGTACGCAGCACCGACCGTCACATCCCCAAGGTAGACAGCACACACAGAGGCCGGGCCCCTTCGTGTTCTTTTACCGGTTGCCACGTGACGGTACGGAGGTGTGCGTGGACACGAGAACGTACGGGAACGACGCCCGGTTCGTGCGGCGTAGTTGTAAGCCAAACGCGGAAGTGAAGCACTGTATAGAGAAAGGAACGTTGCATTTGTATATCGTGACCACCACCGCGATCGAGAAGAACGCCGAGATCACGATCAGGCACGAGCAGCATGACCTGCTGCTGTCGCCGAACCCGAACGGCCCGATGGTGCCGATCGTGTGCGCGTGCAACAACCCAAGGGAGTGTCAGATCACCTCGGTGAACCAGCTGACCAGAAGAGGTAGCAACGGGGCGCTAGTCGAAAATGCCGA TGGCCGCGAAAGGAGACGGAGGGGCAGACGGAACACAGTCTGCGAGGACAGCGACTCATCCACAGCAGCGCCAAGCACGAGCGTCGCGCAACCGACGCCTCCCCCGGTAACACCGGCGCCGTCGGTGTCACCAGCGCCAGCTAGAAGAACAATTACCACCACGGTGGCGACGGTGACCCGACAACAGACGCCTAAAGAAGAGCCGCCGGCTCCGCCAGTTCCACAACCTCAAACATCCCCGAACTCGACTCCGGTAACAGTTTCGGAGACGAAGAAAGACAAGAAGAAGATGACGAGGGAAGAACGGAAGATGGAAGCAATCATGAAGGCGTTCGAGAGGCTGGAGAAAGCGGAGCAGAGGAAACAAGAAGTGCAAGCTAGGAACGCGCAAAGAAAAGAATCCGGCAGCACGCACAGCGACAACGAGGACGTTGCACCGATGACGTTAGCACCGAAGCAGAAGCAGCAGGGTTCCGACAGGCCTCTGAGGCGAAAGAAGAGGAAAGGTAGAACCAGGACCACGTCTCAATCGCAGAGCGGTAGTCGGAGGTCCAGACTAAACTCTGCCGACTCTGATCTATCATCGGGAGAAGAGAGTACTTCGATGCAATCGCCGCCATTGTCGAGTCAGAACCATTCGCAAACCCGGGACGCACCTTACTCCGCTCATTTACACACTCCAGCTAAAAATACGAATGACAATGCGACCACCGTGTCCGCCCATCAAGGGATACCAACAGCTGCTGGTCTGCTGTTGGCTCTGGCGAACTCTAACGCACCTGGGCCTAGTTCTCCACCTCTTCAGCAACCGACGCCAGTTAAAAGTCCCACCTGCGACAGCGGAGCGAGTAGCAGCTCCCAGAGCTCCACTCCACCTACGCCATTGTCTTCAGCGTGTTTATTAGTGGCTGCAGCGGTCGGTCCGCTGGCACCAGGCTTCAAATTCCCGAAAACCAAGAAGGTCCTGATGAACGAGTGGCTGAAGGAATCGCCTGACCCGCCTCAGACCAACGTGCCACAAATCTCCCCGCTACCAGCCTTGCCCTCGACGCCGCTCTCCAATTCGATCAACCCTCTATGCAGGTCCTCAGACTTCTCCCTGCCCGCAGATTCATCTGCGGAATTCCTTAGCCAGAGCTACGCGGCTAAGAGCTTAGCCACCCTTGTCCAAGCCGCCAATTCTGTTTCCGGTATATGTGATTCACCGCCACAACGCAAGCAAACAGCTGCCGGGAACACTGGTTGTCCTGTTTCGTCGGGATCCGCCAAAAAGAGATGGCTTAGGCAAGCTATCTCCGAGGAGTGCGACTCGCCTAACAGCAGACCGGAAAGTCCTCCTGCTAGCGAGCTGGTCGCTCCCCCGAAGAAAAGGAGGATAGCCAGGGAGAGTTTGTCCTCGGATAACTACACTCCGCCTACCACGCCCACCATGCTGCATCCTGAAGCCGTTCCTCACGTTAGGTCGCTGTGTCCGACAGAG GACGATTACATCGAGCATCCGCAGTCCCCGCTAACAGAGCCGACGGACGATAGACAGCCCGAGCCCACGGAATCAGTGAAACAAGAAGAACCCTCGGAAGACAAACTTCGTCAGAAACTGTGCATCGAGATACCGGGTCAAAATTTTCACGCGAAGAGTATAAAGGACGAGGAGAGTCTCGAGATCGTTCCGATGGACGTATTAGTCAAAGAAAATAGCATCGAGTTAAAGGTGGAACCAAAAGAAGAGAACATGGACTGCGAGTCTACTGAACATTTTGACTCGAAGCCCGTCAAGGACGAGTTTCGATTGATCAAGAGCGAGATAGATTACCAGAGGGACAGGGTGAAGAAAGAGCACGTAATCAAAGAAGAGATCGTGCAGATTGAGAAGGGCACGGTGGAAATAGTGGATCGGAACGAGGAAGGCGACACAGAAATGGAGGATCTGAGCTCGCCAATCGATGCGATCGAATCGGACGCCATCTTGAAGCAGCGAGTGGACGAGATGAGGTTAGAATTCGGTGGCGCTATCACAGAGATGGAGAACGACAAGTCCGAGGACGACGACAGAAAGCAGGACAGCGTCAAGTCCGACGACAACATGTCGATCGACGAGTTCGACGTTGAGGCTCAGATGAAGAAGATCACGGGGGACGACGGGGACGACTACAAGGAGAAAGTGGACACCAGTTCCGAGAAGGATAAGAGCATGGATGGGATAGAGGGTCTGATGGAGAGCTCGAAAGAGGACTCTGAGTCCGAGGACAAAGACCTCGACGACATCAAATATGAAACATCGTTCAAGTCTTTTAGTATAGATCACGAAGAAAGAATGTTCAAGGAGTTCGAGAGTAAGCCGGGGCAGGAGGACGTCGTGGATCACGATACGAAGGAGCTGGAGCAGACCGAAGAATCTCAGAAGGCAGACCAGTCGTCCGTTTTCGTAGCCTCGTCGGAGGAGTCCATCTTCGAGTCCACGTCCTCCAACATGGACACGGAGTCCATCGCCGAGCCACCGAAAATATTTCATTCCATTCCACCATTGAGCGAGAGGATTCGCAAGAAGACGGAGGCTAGCACTTCAAAGAGCCAGCTAAACTTCGAGGCAGCCATCATCGAGTCTACCATCGACATAATATCCTCTGACGAGTCTAAGAACGGCGAGCAGAAGTCCATGTTGTCCACAGCACTGAGGGAACTGTTGGAGGCCAAGCTGGACGACCTGGCGCCCGAAGAGGCCAAAGAGGAAACCGTCGATGAGAATAGTACCACTTTCACTGAGCCGAAATCTGAGACTTCGGAGCAAAGCAGCGTGGACGTGCCAGATGCTTCGAAAGCTGCTCCTCAGGAGGCTCCCGTCGAGGAACCTCCGGCTAAAGAGGAAGAGGTCTCACCGGTGAAAGAAGTGAAGAGATTGAAGGATCCCAGAACCGTCGTTCCAAACAGTATGCCTGCGCCTGCATTTAAGCCCGACGGGAACCCGCCTGTTAAGCGGAAG TTGTCCATATCAGAGTATCGGAAACGTAAGCAACAGTCGTCCGGTACTCCACCGGATCCTGAGCCATCCTCCAACGACGCAACCTTCACGGACAAGGGAAGTGCGAGGGGCAGATCAGATAGTGCAAGTAGTGGCACCTCGTCCCTTAGTTCTGATGAAGAGGCGTCCAAGAttccctccctctccctcgaTCTACCAGGCCTCACCGCGTTACCACTTTTCAACAACGCTGAGACGGAGGAGAAGAAAGGTAACG GAGGTGAGGAAGGTACCATGGGTTGGTCGGCAGCTCCAACTCTAGTCGAACGCCAGCGGGAGAACCTCACCGAGAGATTAAAACGAGAATTTGGTCTGTTCCTGAGCGACGACGAAGAGGAGAGAGCTCGCAAGCAGG GTCTGACAGCAGAGGCTATACTGAAGGCGCGGAAATCCTCACCTCCACATCCTACAGTGACGAGCACCCCACCGGGCTATCCTGTTCCGCAGCTTCCACCTCAACCGTACATCCCCCCTCCTGGCTCCGCATCAATCCACTATGCCCAGTTCCAAGCGAAACCTTGTCCAGTTCAGTACCCTAACTTCACAGTCCCTCAGACCGCACCGCAGCCAGTGTACGCGAATGCACAAACGTCCAGCAACAAGCAACAGCCTCAGCAACAGTTTCTGGTGCCTCAGGCGTCGCAGGCGCCGCCGGGATCAAACCCGTACCCGCCTCAGTTTATTCCACCGACGACCACTGCTGTCTCCATCGCGAAATTCTCATCGGGCACGCCTCCATCAGGAACACAGATGTACCCGGTCGCCGGTCAGTCTCAGAAGCCGTTTTACAACCATCCGGCGCCTAGGTCTTAA